A genomic region of Microlunatus sagamiharensis contains the following coding sequences:
- a CDS encoding FAD-dependent oxidoreductase, with protein sequence MPTSTGSLVAVVGGGLAGMAAAARLAKMGHRVRLHEATDRLGGAWAPYALAGPDAGPAPVLVDDAPAVLTFPAPWRDLFRKSGRPLEAELARAGYALAPAPPTVVHHDDGSSLALPSDRGEQQEVLLRAYGPAAAARWQHLLDSLDDVWQALRPLGLEEPWEPGSLNRDLARRLRSRRSLADLADDLGDPHLRALVRATAYRLGTTPEQAPALAAVGLLVERTFGRWQVVAERGRPLDTGRTSVLVETLAARLGLRKVEVRLGSRVEGVETADRAVTGVRTSDAGTEPADAVVLAVDPWTAASLAPAPTARSLRRSLRRASPARLPRAEHVLLEEGGSGDSPAPGQPVAEHLHLDADGRPLVVTLRRLGDRLVRTTVDHRADHLEDRPGAGLVTDGFRGWRRRPGTATPTPGLALAGAASPSGPSPWAVAQSGALAAYAVAGRRD encoded by the coding sequence GTGCCGACCTCGACCGGATCCCTCGTCGCCGTGGTCGGGGGCGGCCTGGCCGGGATGGCCGCGGCCGCCCGCCTGGCCAAGATGGGCCACCGCGTCCGGCTGCACGAGGCGACGGACCGGCTCGGCGGGGCGTGGGCGCCGTACGCGCTGGCGGGCCCCGACGCCGGGCCGGCGCCCGTGCTGGTCGACGACGCCCCGGCCGTGCTGACCTTCCCCGCGCCGTGGCGCGACCTGTTCCGCAAGAGCGGGCGGCCGCTCGAGGCCGAGCTGGCCCGCGCCGGGTACGCGCTCGCGCCGGCCCCGCCCACCGTGGTCCACCACGATGACGGCAGCAGCCTCGCCCTGCCCAGCGACCGCGGCGAGCAGCAGGAGGTGCTGCTCCGCGCGTACGGGCCAGCGGCGGCCGCCCGCTGGCAGCACCTCCTCGACTCCCTCGACGACGTCTGGCAGGCGCTGCGCCCGCTCGGGCTGGAGGAGCCCTGGGAGCCCGGTTCGCTGAACCGCGACCTCGCCCGCCGCCTGCGGTCGCGCCGGAGCCTCGCCGACCTCGCCGACGACCTCGGCGACCCGCACCTGCGCGCGCTGGTGCGCGCGACCGCGTACCGGCTGGGCACCACACCGGAGCAGGCCCCCGCGCTCGCCGCGGTCGGCCTGCTCGTGGAGCGGACGTTCGGCCGCTGGCAGGTCGTCGCCGAGCGGGGCCGCCCGCTCGACACGGGCCGCACCTCCGTGTTGGTCGAGACCCTGGCCGCGCGGCTCGGGCTGCGGAAGGTCGAGGTGCGGCTGGGCTCCCGCGTCGAGGGGGTCGAGACCGCCGACCGAGCGGTGACGGGCGTCCGGACGTCCGACGCCGGGACCGAGCCGGCCGACGCCGTCGTCCTCGCCGTCGACCCCTGGACGGCTGCGTCCCTGGCCCCCGCGCCGACCGCGCGGTCGTTGCGCCGGTCGCTGCGCCGGGCGTCCCCGGCCCGGCTCCCCCGGGCCGAGCACGTGCTCCTCGAGGAGGGCGGGTCCGGCGACTCCCCGGCCCCCGGGCAGCCCGTGGCCGAGCACCTCCACCTCGACGCCGACGGGCGGCCGCTGGTGGTGACGCTCCGGCGACTCGGTGACCGGCTGGTCCGGACCACCGTGGACCACCGGGCGGACCACCTCGAGGACCGGCCCGGGGCGGGGCTCGTGACCGACGGCTTCCGCGGCTGGCGCCGACGGCCAGGCACCGCCACGCCCACCCCCGGCCTGGCCCTCGCCGGAGCCGCCTCCCCCAGCGGCCCGAGCCCCTGGGCGGTGGCGCAGAGCGGGGCTCTCGCGGCGTACGCCGTGGCCGGGCGGCGCGACTAG
- a CDS encoding HelD family protein, whose amino-acid sequence MTLLVTEARPDPLASEIAVEQAHVDLVYARLGEATRSAQQVATAGRSLHSSDRESYVREEDGTRLYERDVFAFQSAKRLAVLDAEHEGLVFGRLDRTDGEVRYVGRIGVRDEDYEPLVIDWRAPAAEPFYRATPTQPMQVVRRRVLRCQGPTVVGIEDDLLDSENADGGLVVIGEGALMAALSRARGHQMRDIVATIQAEQDEAIRAPYQGFTLISGGPGTGKTVVGLHRAAYLLYSNRRRFESGGVLVVGPSRVFLNYIERVLPSLGEESVTLRSMGSVPSDVLAVTGERVDDAPTAAVKGSLRMLPVLKRLVLEPLADQPLELRVVVQGQVLVLRSGQLAGIRRDVLSHHKLNAGREAAEKALLNALWRSRPREVDMERDEFDDVVTSLASFTTFGHAWWPSVSATSALRRLSDPALAARLSEGSLERAEAELLSAGTADLDRLGPTVADAALLDELVHLLGPVPAPPEENETSLFLDADSEYAEIVTTADRLSVQREVDPFDLPHRTYAHVLIDEAQDVTPMQWRMLRRRGASASWTIVGDGAQSSWPDAAEADRALREIIGTAPVRRFRMSTNYRSPAEVFDLASRVVVEAYPEADLPTAVRSTGVEPLLAVAQDLRRDVVEQVRALLGQVDGTVGVVCPPSRRDTVLADLEGAALDGADRIAVVTSLESKGLEYDGVLVVTPDDVVAESPGGVRSLYVSLTRPTQRLVTLDEGRPGRWRPAGA is encoded by the coding sequence ATGACCCTGTTGGTGACCGAGGCGCGCCCCGACCCGCTCGCGAGCGAGATCGCTGTCGAGCAGGCGCACGTCGACCTCGTCTACGCCCGGCTCGGCGAGGCGACCCGCTCGGCCCAGCAGGTCGCGACCGCCGGCCGTTCGCTGCACAGCTCCGACCGTGAGTCCTACGTGCGCGAGGAGGACGGCACCCGCCTCTACGAGCGCGACGTCTTCGCCTTCCAGTCGGCCAAGCGGCTCGCCGTCCTCGACGCCGAGCACGAGGGCCTCGTCTTCGGCCGCCTCGACCGCACCGACGGCGAGGTCCGCTACGTCGGCCGCATCGGTGTGCGCGACGAGGACTACGAACCGCTGGTGATCGACTGGCGCGCCCCGGCCGCCGAGCCCTTCTACCGCGCCACGCCGACCCAGCCGATGCAGGTGGTCCGTCGCCGGGTGCTGCGCTGCCAGGGGCCGACGGTCGTCGGCATCGAGGACGACCTGCTCGACTCCGAGAACGCCGACGGCGGCCTCGTGGTGATCGGCGAGGGTGCGCTGATGGCCGCGCTCTCCCGGGCCCGCGGGCACCAGATGCGCGACATCGTCGCCACGATCCAGGCCGAGCAGGACGAGGCCATCCGCGCGCCCTACCAGGGCTTCACGCTGATCTCGGGCGGCCCCGGGACCGGCAAGACGGTCGTCGGGCTGCACCGCGCGGCCTATCTCCTCTACTCCAACCGCCGGCGCTTCGAGTCCGGCGGCGTGCTGGTCGTCGGCCCGAGCCGCGTCTTCCTCAACTACATCGAGCGCGTGCTGCCGAGCCTCGGCGAGGAGTCGGTCACGCTGCGCTCGATGGGCTCGGTCCCCTCCGACGTGCTGGCCGTGACCGGCGAGCGCGTCGACGACGCCCCGACCGCCGCGGTGAAGGGCAGCCTGCGGATGCTGCCGGTGCTCAAGCGCCTGGTGCTCGAGCCGCTCGCCGACCAGCCGCTGGAGCTGCGCGTCGTCGTGCAGGGCCAGGTGCTCGTGCTGCGGTCGGGCCAGCTGGCGGGCATCCGCCGTGACGTGCTGTCGCACCACAAGCTCAACGCCGGCCGGGAGGCCGCGGAGAAGGCGCTGCTCAACGCGCTCTGGCGCTCGCGGCCGCGCGAGGTCGACATGGAGCGCGACGAGTTCGACGACGTGGTCACCAGCCTCGCGTCCTTCACGACGTTCGGCCACGCCTGGTGGCCCAGCGTGAGCGCGACCTCGGCGCTGCGCCGGCTCTCCGACCCGGCGCTCGCCGCACGGCTGTCGGAGGGTTCGCTGGAGCGCGCCGAGGCCGAGCTGCTCAGCGCCGGCACGGCCGACCTGGACCGGCTCGGTCCGACCGTCGCCGACGCCGCCCTCCTCGACGAGCTCGTGCACCTGCTCGGCCCGGTGCCCGCGCCGCCGGAGGAGAACGAGACCTCGCTCTTCCTCGACGCCGACTCCGAGTACGCCGAGATCGTCACGACCGCCGACCGGCTCAGCGTGCAGCGCGAGGTCGACCCCTTCGACCTCCCGCACCGCACCTACGCCCACGTGCTGATCGACGAGGCGCAGGACGTCACGCCGATGCAGTGGCGGATGCTGCGGCGCCGCGGCGCGAGCGCCAGCTGGACCATCGTCGGCGACGGCGCGCAGAGCTCCTGGCCCGACGCCGCCGAGGCCGACCGCGCCCTGCGCGAGATCATCGGCACCGCGCCGGTCCGGCGCTTCCGGATGAGCACCAACTACCGCAGCCCCGCCGAGGTCTTCGACCTCGCCTCGCGCGTCGTCGTCGAGGCCTACCCGGAGGCCGACCTGCCCACGGCGGTGCGGTCCACCGGGGTCGAGCCGCTGCTGGCGGTCGCGCAGGACCTGCGCCGCGACGTGGTCGAGCAGGTGCGCGCCCTGCTCGGGCAGGTCGACGGCACGGTCGGCGTCGTCTGCCCGCCGTCGCGCCGGGACACCGTGCTGGCCGACCTGGAGGGCGCCGCGCTCGACGGGGCGGACCGGATCGCCGTCGTGACCTCGCTGGAGTCCAAGGGCCTGGAGTACGACGGCGTCCTCGTCGTCACGCCGGACGACGTGGTGGCCGAGTCCCCCGGCGGCGTGCGCTCGCTCTACGTGTCGCTGACCCGCCCGACGCAGCGCCTCGTCACCCTCGACGAGGGCCGCCCCGGACGGTGGCGCCCGGCAGGAGCCTGA
- a CDS encoding SulP family inorganic anion transporter, with product MRETLRSPRRLRTEVLAGLVVALALIPEAISFSIIAGVDPRVGLFASFTMAVTISIVGGRPAMISAATGAVALVIAPLVREHGIDYLVVTVLLAGALQVVLGLLGVARLMRFVPRSVMVGFVNALAILIFTSQLPYLIGVPWLVYPLVAVAIAVIVLLPRVTTVVPAPLVAIVLVTVATVVLALRVPRVGDQGALPDSLPSLFVPHVPLTLETLRIVAPYALGVALVGILESLMTAKLVDEVTDTSSNKTRETWGQGVANLVTGAFGGMGGCAMIGQTMINTKVSGARTRISTFLAGTFLLILVVVLGDVVAVIPMAALVAVMIMVSVGTFDWHSIRPSTLRRMPLSATAIMVATVVVTVATHNLAYGVLVGVVVAMVFFARRVAHFTEVVDVAHPDPDTRVYAVRGALFFASSNDLVTQFDYSGDPQHVVIDLSDSQIYDSSTVAALDSIELKYRQRGKDVEIVGLNEPSRAWHTRLTGQLGAGH from the coding sequence GTGCGCGAGACGCTCCGCTCGCCGCGGCGGCTGCGCACCGAGGTCCTTGCGGGCCTCGTGGTCGCGCTCGCCCTGATCCCCGAGGCGATCTCCTTCTCGATCATCGCCGGCGTCGACCCCCGGGTCGGCCTCTTCGCCTCGTTCACGATGGCGGTGACGATCTCGATCGTCGGTGGCCGCCCGGCCATGATCTCCGCGGCCACCGGCGCCGTCGCCCTCGTGATCGCCCCGCTGGTGCGCGAGCACGGCATCGACTACCTCGTCGTCACCGTGCTGCTCGCCGGCGCCCTGCAGGTCGTGCTCGGCCTGCTCGGCGTGGCCAGGCTGATGCGCTTCGTGCCACGCAGCGTGATGGTCGGCTTCGTCAACGCGCTCGCGATCCTGATCTTCACCTCGCAGCTGCCCTACCTGATCGGTGTCCCGTGGCTGGTCTACCCGCTGGTCGCCGTGGCGATCGCGGTGATCGTGCTGCTGCCGCGCGTGACGACCGTGGTGCCCGCCCCGCTCGTAGCCATCGTCCTGGTCACCGTCGCGACCGTGGTGCTCGCGCTGCGCGTGCCCAGGGTCGGCGACCAGGGTGCACTGCCCGACAGCCTCCCCTCGCTCTTCGTCCCGCACGTCCCGCTCACGCTGGAGACGCTGCGGATCGTCGCGCCGTACGCGCTCGGGGTCGCCCTGGTCGGCATCCTCGAGTCGCTGATGACGGCCAAGCTCGTCGACGAGGTCACCGACACCTCCTCGAACAAGACCCGCGAGACCTGGGGCCAGGGCGTGGCCAACCTCGTCACCGGCGCCTTCGGCGGCATGGGCGGCTGCGCCATGATCGGCCAGACCATGATCAACACCAAGGTGTCCGGCGCCCGGACCCGCATCTCCACCTTCCTCGCCGGCACCTTCCTGCTGATCCTCGTCGTGGTCCTCGGCGACGTCGTCGCGGTCATCCCGATGGCCGCGCTGGTCGCGGTCATGATCATGGTGTCGGTCGGCACCTTCGACTGGCACAGCATCCGGCCCTCGACGCTGCGCCGGATGCCGCTCAGCGCCACCGCGATCATGGTCGCGACCGTCGTCGTCACCGTCGCCACGCACAACCTCGCGTACGGGGTGCTCGTCGGCGTCGTGGTCGCCATGGTCTTCTTCGCCCGCCGCGTCGCGCACTTCACCGAGGTCGTCGACGTCGCCCACCCGGACCCCGACACCCGCGTCTACGCCGTGCGGGGCGCGCTGTTCTTCGCCTCGAGCAACGACCTGGTGACGCAGTTCGACTACAGCGGCGACCCCCAGCACGTGGTCATCGACCTCAGCGACTCCCAGATCTACGACTCCTCCACCGTGGCCGCGCTCGACTCGATCGAGCTCAAGTACCGCCAGCGCGGCAAGGACGTGGAGATCGTCGGGCTCAACGAGCCGAGCCGGGCCTGGCACACCCGCCTCACGGGGCAGCTCGGTGCCGGGCACTAG
- a CDS encoding MerR family transcriptional regulator, whose amino-acid sequence MPGTSAAAPGGREESAHHLQIGAVAERTGLSIRTLRHYDEVGLVTPSARTGGGFRLYTDSDVERLTTIRRMKPLGFTLEEMSTLLASLDALDEPTTGPDARREAESFVADCHARAEESCQTLRRQLAYAEEFRDLLALREPTG is encoded by the coding sequence GTGCCGGGCACTAGCGCGGCGGCGCCCGGGGGTCGGGAGGAGAGCGCCCACCACCTCCAGATCGGCGCCGTCGCCGAGCGCACCGGCCTGTCGATCCGGACGCTGCGGCACTACGACGAGGTGGGGCTGGTCACGCCGTCGGCCCGCACCGGCGGCGGCTTCCGGCTCTACACCGACTCCGACGTCGAACGGCTCACGACCATCCGGCGGATGAAGCCGCTCGGCTTCACCCTGGAGGAGATGAGCACGCTGCTGGCGTCCCTGGACGCCCTCGACGAGCCCACGACCGGGCCCGACGCGCGCCGGGAGGCGGAGTCGTTCGTCGCCGACTGCCACGCGCGGGCCGAGGAGAGCTGCCAGACCCTGCGGCGCCAGCTCGCGTACGCCGAGGAGTTCCGCGACCTGCTGGCCCTGCGGGAGCCGACCGGCTGA
- a CDS encoding ROK family transcriptional regulator has translation MSATPRPGAPVSSTSSVRVANERVIFEVLALGGHRSATELAGVTGLSKPTVGIALAELEELGLVEQVGRRTGSTGRAPRLFRVRAQAGGALAVDVGRQWVRAARVDLTGQVGAACALEADGRSAEAIVEQVLRLAAELAGGPASDASVPSHTVLGSPGVYDAAADVIRLAPNLPGWEEPAVLARLREGLPGALVVENDINLAALAELERLRESGSDAPTFVFVSVGTGLGMGVVDQGRLLRGARGAAGEISYLPAEAAPGSSPTRLEELTGSASVVSAARDAGLAATSAVDVFDAARQGSGAALAVVAREAERVALALTAVVAVLDPPLIILGGGVGRNGDLLLDPIRAVLTARLPLPPPEIRVSRLDVDAPLQGALADGLVRARHHAFEVATAGA, from the coding sequence GTGTCGGCGACCCCTCGGCCCGGTGCGCCGGTGAGCTCGACGAGCAGCGTGCGCGTGGCCAACGAGCGCGTGATCTTCGAGGTGCTGGCCCTGGGCGGGCACCGCTCGGCGACCGAGCTGGCCGGGGTCACCGGCCTGTCGAAGCCGACGGTGGGGATCGCGCTGGCCGAGCTCGAGGAGCTCGGCCTCGTGGAGCAGGTCGGGCGGCGCACCGGGAGCACCGGGCGGGCGCCACGACTCTTCCGCGTCCGGGCGCAGGCCGGTGGGGCGCTCGCCGTCGACGTCGGGCGGCAGTGGGTCCGGGCGGCCCGGGTCGACCTCACCGGGCAGGTGGGTGCGGCCTGCGCGCTGGAGGCCGACGGTCGTTCGGCGGAGGCCATCGTCGAGCAGGTCCTGCGCCTGGCCGCCGAGCTGGCGGGCGGGCCGGCGAGCGACGCGTCCGTCCCGAGCCACACGGTGCTCGGCAGCCCCGGCGTCTACGACGCGGCCGCCGACGTGATCCGCCTCGCCCCGAACCTGCCCGGCTGGGAGGAGCCGGCCGTCCTCGCCCGGCTGCGCGAGGGGCTGCCCGGCGCGTTGGTCGTGGAGAACGACATCAACCTCGCGGCGCTGGCCGAGCTCGAGCGGCTCCGGGAGAGCGGGTCCGACGCGCCCACCTTCGTCTTCGTGTCCGTCGGCACCGGGCTCGGGATGGGGGTCGTGGACCAGGGCCGGCTGCTGCGCGGCGCGCGGGGCGCGGCGGGGGAGATCTCCTACCTCCCGGCCGAGGCCGCGCCCGGCTCGTCGCCGACGCGGCTGGAGGAGCTGACCGGCTCGGCCTCGGTCGTCTCGGCCGCCCGGGACGCCGGCCTGGCGGCGACGAGTGCGGTCGACGTGTTCGACGCGGCGCGGCAGGGCTCCGGCGCCGCCCTCGCCGTCGTCGCGCGGGAGGCGGAGCGGGTGGCCCTCGCGCTCACCGCCGTCGTGGCCGTCCTCGACCCGCCGCTGATCATCCTGGGCGGCGGTGTCGGCCGCAACGGCGACCTGCTGCTGGATCCGATCCGCGCGGTCCTCACCGCGCGGCTGCCGCTGCCCCCGCCGGAGATTCGGGTCTCCCGCCTCGACGTGGACGCCCCGCTCCAGGGCGCCCTCGCCGACGGGCTCGTCCGGGCGCGGCACCACGCCTTCGAGGTGGCCACGGCCGGAGCCTGA